In Gigantopelta aegis isolate Gae_Host chromosome 14, Gae_host_genome, whole genome shotgun sequence, the following proteins share a genomic window:
- the LOC121388176 gene encoding uncharacterized protein LOC121388176, translating to MAYQPFMFEPERSEHDSESDFDIGLSSGDELEENVENIARLGNRDWCLCGNCRPMDTVKESICCLEVDQIGDKMQTTNLQCILEHYDFPIICLYPEVLRTALVARADIRRDDYTEAVPNRLWRDRQDFLSVAFLCW from the exons ATGGCTTACCAACCGTTTATGTTTGAGCCCGAACGTTCCGAACATGATAGTGAGTCGGACTTCGACATAGGATTATCTTCAGGCGATGAATTGGAAGAAAATGTCGAAAATATTGCGCGATTGGGAAACCGAGATTGGTGTTTGTGTGGCAATTGCAGACCAATGGACACGGTAAAAGAAAGTATCTGTTGTTTAGAAGTAGACCAAATCGGCGACAAAATGCAAACCACCAACTTGCAGTGCATTCTAGAACATTATGATTTCCCGATTATATGTTTGTATCCAGAAGTGCTCAGGACAGCCCTCGTAGCCAGAGCCGACATACGACGCGATGACTACACAGAAGCAGTACCAAATAG gctgtggcgagatcgccaggattttctCAGTGTAGCATTTTTATGTTGGTGA